ATGGGAAATGCCAAAAGACAAAGCAATATAGCATATTCAATCCCCGTTGTAAGGTGCAGCCGTCTGGACGGTTACTTATATATTATGTTGACATCAAAGCTGGCTAAAAAATAGTATCGAAAAGTTTCCAAGTATAGACTATTAAGAAGGGATGTGCACTACAGAAATAGTGGACCGTACGCAAAAAGGCTAAAAAACATTCTCCCACCTGCAAAAAAGGCATGTCTTCAAGCGTGGCCTATTGGGGACATAACCTGCCTTCTGTCTCACTTGAGTAGGACGGATTGCCTAACTTCCAGCAAAGGAACCTCTTTATGCCTATGAATATACCTTGCGCAAAGCCATCTATTACCGCACGTGAAATTGCGTATGTTACCGATGCTGTTACCAACGGTTGGGGAGCTGCGTGTTATGGATATATTACCAAATTTAAAGAATATTTGAGTGATTTTTTTGATTCTCCGCATGTTTGGCCTGTCTCGAGTTGTCACGGAGCCTTGCACGTTGCTCTTATGGCGCTTGGAGTAGGCTCTGGCGATGAGGTGATAGTGCCTGACTCAACATGGGTGGGTAGTGTCTTCCCTATTACATGGACAGGGGCAACACCTGTATTTGTCGATGTACAGAAAGACACATGGTGCCTTGATCCTGCAAAAATAGAGGCAAGCATCACCCCAAGGACAAAAGCCATTATTGCCGTCCATTTGTATGGAAATATGTGCGATATGAGCTCGATTATGAGCGTGGCGGAAAAGTACGGCCTGCCCGTTATTGAAGATGCGGCAGAGGCCATTGGTTCCAAGTGGGGCAGTCAGTATGCCGGTACTGTTGCAGACTTTGGTGTGTTTTCTTTACATGGAACTAAGACCCTAACTTCAGGTGAAGGCGGCATCTTGCTTTCCAATCGGGATGACCTTGCAGTAACTGTTAGCGCCATTGAGAGTCAGGGACGAAAAGCTGGTGCTAAAATTTTTTGGGTGGATGAACTTGGCCTCAAGTATAAAATGTCTAACATAGATGCAGCCCTTGGACTTGCCCAATTTGAAAGGGCAGAAGAACTGATTGCCAGTAAGCGCGAAGTGTTTGGCTGGTACAAAGAAGCCCTTGCTAGTGTGCCAGATATTACTATAAATGTGGAGCCCCAAAACACTACTAATGGATACTGGATGCC
The genomic region above belongs to Maridesulfovibrio ferrireducens and contains:
- a CDS encoding DegT/DnrJ/EryC1/StrS aminotransferase family protein, with amino-acid sequence MPMNIPCAKPSITAREIAYVTDAVTNGWGAACYGYITKFKEYLSDFFDSPHVWPVSSCHGALHVALMALGVGSGDEVIVPDSTWVGSVFPITWTGATPVFVDVQKDTWCLDPAKIEASITPRTKAIIAVHLYGNMCDMSSIMSVAEKYGLPVIEDAAEAIGSKWGSQYAGTVADFGVFSLHGTKTLTSGEGGILLSNRDDLAVTVSAIESQGRKAGAKIFWVDELGLKYKMSNIDAALGLAQFERAEELIASKREVFGWYKEALASVPDITINVEPQNTTNGYWMPTVIFGTSWGMTIEKRDALIDAMNTKGLAIRPFFYPISLFPMYKSVPGNIVSYDLYKRGINLPSYLGLTRDQIRKIVLVLKLFLNNKACE